Proteins from one Scyliorhinus canicula chromosome 24, sScyCan1.1, whole genome shotgun sequence genomic window:
- the LOC119956828 gene encoding leucine-rich repeat and immunoglobulin-like domain-containing nogo receptor-interacting protein 1: protein MLPGEVSMQSSCQACWQPILLLILAAVLSGHATGCPARCDCSAQERSVVCHRKRFITVPEGIPTETRLLDLSKNRIKTINQDEFVAYPLLEVLELNENIISTVEPGAFSNLFNLRALGLRSNRLKLIPLGVFTGLNNLTQLDISENKIVILLDYMFQDLYNLRSLEVGDNDLVYISHRAFSGLHSLEQLTLDKCNLTSIPTEALSHLHGLLVLRLRFLNINVIQNYSFKRLYRLKVLEISHWPFLDTMAANCLYGLNLTSLTITSCNLTSVPYIAIRHLVYLKFLNLSFNPITTVQGHMMQELLRLQQIYLAGGQLLTIEPYAFRGLNHLRLLNVSSNYLTTLEETVFHSVGNLETLIMDNNPLACDCRLLWIFRRRWRLNFNRQQPVCSTPEIVQGKEFKDFPDVLLPSYFTCRRARIRDKKPQRIHVDEGHTVHFVCRADGDPPPAIVWVSPRKRHISSKSNGRLTVFPDGTLEVRYAQLQDNGSYQCIAMNAGGNDSTSASLYVRGYSPEWGQQPNKTFAFITNQPNDSNANSTRASVPFPFDIKTLIIATTMGFISFLGVVLFCLVLLFLWSRGKGNTKHNIEIEYVPRKSDAGIGTADAPRKFNMKMI, encoded by the coding sequence ATGCTGCCTGGAGAGGTTAGTATGCAAAGCTCCTGCCAAGCCTGCTGGCAGCCTATCCTGCTCCTGATTTTGGCTGCGGTATTATCAGGACACGCCACGGGGTGCCCTGCCCGCTGTGATTGTTCGGCCCAGGAGAGGTCTGTGGTGTGCCATCGCAAACGTTTCATCACCGTGCCCGAGGGCATTCCCACCGAAACCAGGCTGCTGGACCTGAGCAAGAACCGGATAAAGACCATCAACCAAGATGAGTTTGTAGCTTACCCtttgctggaggtgctggagcTGAACGAGAACATCATCTCCACGGTGGAGCCTGGGGCCTTCAGCAACCTCTTCAATCTGAGGGCACTGGGGCTGCGGAGCAATCGGTTGAAACTCATTCCCCTCGGGGTCTTTACTGGACTCAACAACCTGACCCAGCTGGACATCAGCGAGAACAAGATTGTCATCTTGTTGGACTACATGTTCCAGGACTTGTACAACCTCCGATCTCTGGAGGTCGGGGACAATGACCTTGTGTACATCTCTCACCGAGCTTTCAGTGGTCTCCACAGCCTGGAGCAGCTAACCCTGGACAAGTGTAACCTTACCAGCATCCCTACCGAAGCCCTGTCCCACCTCCACGGGCTGCTGGTTCTCCGGCTCCGTTTCCTGAACATTAATGTCATTCAGAACTATTCCTTCAAACGGTTATACCGTCTCAAAGTCTTGGAGATCTCTCATTGGCCCTTCCTGGACACCATGGCGGCCAATTGTCTGTATGGTTTGAAcctgacctcactgaccatcactaGCTGCAATCTGACCTCTGTCCCCTACATCGCAATCCGCCATTTGGTCTACTTGAAGTTTCTCAATTTGTCCTTTAATCCCATCACAACTGTGCAGGGACACATGATGCAGGAGCTCCTGCGGCTCCAGCAGATCTACTTAGCCGGCGGGCAGCTGCTGACCATTGAGCCGTATGCTTTCCGGGGTCTCAATCACCTCCGGCTCCTCAACGTGTCCAGCAACTACCTGACCACGCTAGAGGAGACCGTCTTCCATTCGGTGGGCAACCTGGAGACCCTCATCATGGACAACAACCCGCTAGCCTGCGACTGCCGCCTGCTATGGATCTTCCGCCGTCGCTGGCGGCTCAACTTCAACAGGCAGCAGCCAGTGTGCAGCACGCCCGAGATAGTCCAGGGCAAGGAGTTCAAGGACTTCCCCGACGTGCTGCTGCCCAGTTACTTCACCTGCCGCAGGGCCAGGATCCGGGACAAGAAGCCACAGAGGATCCACGTGGATGAGGGTCACACCGTGCACTTTGTGTGCCGGGCCGACGGGGACCCCCCCCCTGCCATCGTCTGGGTGTCTCCCAGGAAGCGACACATCTCCAGCAAGAGCAACGGGAGGCTCACCGTGTTCCCGGACGGCACCCTGGAGGTCCGCTATGCCCAGCTCCAGGATAACGGCAGCTACCAGTGCATTGCCATGAACGCTGGGGGCAATGACTCCACCAGCGCCAGTCTGTATGTCCGAGGCTATTCTCCAGAATGGGGGCAGCAGCCAAACAAGACCTTTGCTTTCATCACCAATCAGCCCAATGATAGCAATGCCAACAGCACACGAGCCTCTGTGCCTTTTCCGTTTGACATTAAAACTCTCATCATAGCCACCACCATGGGATTCATCTCCTTCCTGGGGGTGGTCCTCTTCTGCCTGGTGCTGCTCTTCCTCTGGAGTAGAGGCAAAGGGAACACAAAACACAACATCGAAATCGAGTATGTGCCTAGAAAGTCAGACGCGGGGATAGGGACAGCAGACGCCCCCCGCAAGTTCAACATGAAAATGATATAA